The sequence GGGTGGGATTCTCCTGCACAATCGGGCAATGCTCATAGTTCTCGATACATCGGCGGTCACGCGAGATTCGCGTTTCGAGACTTTCGTGCGCACGGCCGTGGACCGGGGTGTCCGGGTCGCGGTTCCCCGGCTCGTTCTCCTCGAGATCGCCGACCGGTACCAGCGGGAGTCGGCGGCGATGATCGAAGCGCTCACCGTCCAGGCCAGGATGTACGACCGGCTCGGACTGCGGGACGACCTGTCCCTGTTCGTCGATGTGGCCCGTGCGAAGGCCGGCGGCTACGTGGTCGCCCTCGCCCGCGAATTGGAGAAGATCGGCGTCGAGGTGATCGAGCCGGTGGGGTGCTCGCACGTGGAGATTGCCCAGCGCGCCGTCCAGCGCCGCCGCCCCTACCGGGAGAAGAAGAGGTACGACGGCTACGCGGCGACGGTGAACTGGCTGACTGTCCTCGATCTGGCCGATCGTCACCCGGACGGTGTCGTGTGGGTCAGTGCCAACACCCGATCTTTCGGGGGCGGTGAGCCCTCGGTATGGCACGACGAGATCGCAGCCGAACTGCGGGAACGCCGATTGGACGGGCGTGTGTGGTGGGCGACCAGCCTGGCCGAGGTGGACCTCCACACCGAGGACCTACCCGGCCCGGAGCCCGAACCGGTCATCCTCGACAGTTCGGTGCCTCCTCCTGCGTCGCCCGTGGAACGGGAGCGGCCGCTGATACCGAGCCCGCCGCCGGTCACCGTGCCGCGCCCCCGCGCCGCACCTCAGCGCATTCCGCCGTCCGGGAAGGCAGACAACGGTGGGCGCCGCGGCCTCGGGAAGATGATCGGGGGGCGCACCCGGCGCGTGAGCGTCGTCGAGGAGCTCGACGACGTCGATTTCGGCTGATCCGGCTCGCTACCCGGCTGGTCACGACTCGATGCCGATGCGCCGATGCGGGACAAACGCGGCGCCGGATACTTCTACCGTGGAGAGACGCGCGTCAACGAAGACGGGCGTCGGCGACGAGGGAGCGGGCATGGGATCTGTGCCGAACGACCGCCACACACCTGCGGAACAGCGGATCGGGAAACCGACGGTGCAGTACCGGCCCGGTGCCCGACTCGCCGGGCCGAGTATCGAATCCCAGCTCCTCTACCAGGCCTGTCGCTGGTTTCTCCGCCCTGTCGTCCGAATGGCCCCGATCAACGAGTCCGCCATCCGCCGTGCGGCACTGCTCGACCTGGCCGCGGGAATGCGGCCCGCGGCCGGTATTCGCCGACAGAAAGTTCGACTGCCCGGCTTCGACGCCGAGGTCGTGCGCGCTCCCGGAGTCTCCCCGGACCTGAGCGAGGGCGTCGTTCTCTACCTTCACGGGGGTGGATTCCTCTGTTGTGGCCTGAACACGCACAGGCCGGTGGTGGCAACCATCGCGAAACTCACCGGACTGCCGGTGATGCACGTGGGCTACCGGCAGTTGCCCGACACGAACATCAGCGGATCGGTCGACGACTGCCTGACGGCGTACAAGTGGCTGCTCGAGAACGGTGCCCGGGCGGGCGGGACGGTCTTTGCCGGCGATTCCGCAGGCGGGTTCCTGGTGTTCGCGACGGCGCTGAAAGCCCGTGAGGAGGGCGTCGATCTGCCTGCCGGACTCATCGGGTTGTCCCCGTTGCTCGATCTGGACTGCGCGGAGAAGTCGGTGCACGTCAACGCGGCGAAGGACGTGTTCGCACCGATCGAGGCGCTGGTCACCATCGGGAAGCTCGGAGCCGAGGTCGACGGCGTGCTCGACCCCGCGTTGTCGCCGGTGAACGGCAATCTGGTGGGAATGCCGCCGTCGTTGCTGATCGCCGCGGAAGGTGAAGTGCTGCGGTCGGATTCGGAGTTGATGGCGCACCGGCTCAGCGCCGCGGGAGTGGCGACCACGTTGCAGATCTGGGACGGGCAGGTGCATGCTTTTCCGGCGCTGTGGCCGGGGCTGCCGGAAAGTCGTGCGGTGCTGCGGCGGATCGCCAGATTCGTGGCTGTCCGTGTCCGGCGTGACGACGGGATGGTGCAGGGCGCCACGGCGTGACGGTCAGCGCGGCGGACCCTCGTCGAGGACGATGGTGGCTGCCTGCGACTGCCCGCGGTCGTCGAGCCAGACCACCGACACCGTGTCGCCGGGGTGTTTCGTGTTCATGCGTTCGCTGAGTTCGGTCGACGAGCGGACGGGTGCTCCATCGAAATCGGTAATGATGCTGCCGATCTCGAGTCCCGCGTCGTCTGCCGGGGTCCCGATGCCGACCCACAGCACTTCGGCGCCCCGCTCGTTGTTCGTAACGTTGATGCCGAGAAGTGCTGTGTCACCGAGGTGTACGGTGGATGACGTCCTGCCGGCTCGGACCTGATCGACGACGGCCATCGCGGTGGTGATGGGGACGGCATACGAACGTGGTTGCGCGGGTGGAGGGGTCGACGGATCGGAGTCCGCGTTGCCCGCGGTGTTGACCCCGATCACGGTGGCGGTGGCGTCGACGAGGGGACCGCCCGAGTCGCCCGGGCGCACTGCGGCGTCCACTTCGATCAAGCCGCTCAACCGGTTCCGGGAACCGTCGGTCGAGCTTCTCGCGGTGATCGACTGGCCAACGTCGGTCACGAATCCTCTCGCCGCCACCGGATATCCGTTGCCCTCGGCGTTGCCCACGGCTGTCACGGGGTCACCGATCCGGGTGGCGGGCGAGGTCGCCAGCGTTGCCGTGGGCAGCGAATCCGCGCCTTGAAGTTGGAGCACCGCGATGTCGCGCGAGCTGTCGTAGCCCAGGACGTCCACCACGTAATCCGCACCGTCGGCGAGGGTGACCGCGCTGATGTCGAGTGCGCCGTCGATCACGTGATGATTGGTGAGAACGACGCCGTCGGGTGTCAGCACGATGCCCGTACCTGCGGTGTCGACGAGTCCCGAATCCGCGACGAGCGTGACGATGACCGGTACGACGCGTGCCTCGATCTCCTCGGGGGTGAGGACGACCGGCGGAGGTGGGGCGGGGGCGGCGGGCTGAGCCACGCTCACCGTGGGCACGCCCGCCTCCCGAACCGGCAGCGGGTTCAGGAGGACACCGCCGACCACCGCCACCGCCACGGCGACGACCGATGTGGTGCGGGAGCTCGGCATGCCCGGCTACCTCCGTCGAGGGGTGCGGCTCACGACTGTTTCAGAGATCCCCAACCGTGCCAGGTGTCGATGTCGATCCATGCGCTCACCCGGGCCCGGTCCCGGACCGGATACGGGTTGCCGGTGTAGTGCCTGGCGATGCGGTCGATGTCGTCGAGATTCTCGTCGTCGAGCAGCTTGACTACCCGCCCCTGGATGCTGACGTGGGTGATCCAGTCCTGTGGGTCCATCGCAGTGAGGCTCACCCGCGGATCGTGGCGCAGATAGTCGAGCCGCTTTCGCCCCGAATCCATGTTGACCAGCACTTTCCCGTCCTCGTAGAGGTACCAGGTGGCCACTGACACGGGCTGCCCGTCCGGCCGGACGGCGGTGATGGTGGCGTAATTGGGCCGCGCGAACATCTCGGCGGCCTCCTGCGGGAGGGGAGGCTTCGGCATGGTGACCTCTCGTCGGGTGGTGCGCTCACGTTCCAGTGCGAAAGATACCCCGACTACCCCGCGCTCACCCGCGGACCGGGAACTGAAGTTCACCAAACCAGCGCAGCGCCCCGCATATCCCGTGCCTATCGGGTGTCGCGGAACCGGGGAGTGCGGTCCTCCTTGCGGGCGGCGGTGGCTTCCTCGAAGTTGTCGGTGAGCAGTCGCACGAGGAGTTGCCCGAGACCTTCCTGGTGGATATGGGACTCCAGCGATGCCGCGTCGAGTCCCGACCACAGGGTGCGCTTGGTCAGCTCCAGGCCCGGACGGGAGAACGTCGCCATCCGCTCGGCCAGGTCGAAGCACGCGCCCAGTAGGTCGTCGGCAGGCACGCACCGCGACACCAAGCCGATCCGCTCGGCTTCCTCGGCGTGGACGTCCCGGCCCGACAGCATGATCTCGAAGGCACGGGACGAGCCGATCGCGCGGGGAAGTAGGTAGCTGAGTCCCAACTCGCTCGCGGTGAGCCCGTTGTTGATCCCGGCGGCGCGGAAATAGGCGGCGTCCGAGGCGATCCGGACGTCGGATGCGAGCGCGAGGCACAGCCCACCGCCGATGGCGGCACCGTTGACTGCGCTGATCACTGGCTGGTGCATGCGGCGAAGCGCAAGTACGACGTTGTCCAGCATCTCCATCGCACGCAGGGCGACGGTCGGCCGGGTCAGGCCGTCGATGTGCGGCGGGCTGCCCGCGGACGTCTGGTCCGCGCCGGAAGAGAACCCCTTTCCGGCGCCGGTGACCACGACGGCTCGTATCGCGTTGTCGTGGCTGATCCGTTCGAGTGTTTCCCGAAACGGCACCATGACGTCGAACGCCATCGCATTCATGCGTTCCGGGCGATTGAGCGTCACCAGGGCGACGCCCGGCCGTGGATGGTCGACGAGAACGAAGCTCACAGCGTCTCCTAGGCGGGCGATACCCGTGTCCGGTCGCCTTCCATACTAGAACACGTTTCAGTTATTGGGGCTCCGCTGCGACTTTTCCCGATACGCGTTCATGGTGACGGCGAGTGGTCGACCTCCGATGTCGCTGACAGCGCCGCAACCGAGCGCATCACCGGCCGCCACACTTCCTCGAGAACGGCGGGGTCGATGATCAAGCTCAGGTGCCCACCCTTCACGAGACGCCGCGTGATGTGCCCCGGTGGGGTGGAGATGTGGCGTTCCAGCGCCCACACCTGCTCGGGTGGTGTGAACTCGTCATCGGAGCCCGCTATCAAGAAGACGGGACACGAAATCGACTCGAGCGTAATGTTTCCCGCTTTCACGCGGAGCTCGTTCGAGATCAGCCGATTCGTCAACAGCTCCTCGATCATCCAGTCGCGGAATCGGTCCGGTAACTGCTGCGACCATGCGAACCACCGTCTACGCTCGAGATAGCGTTCCACGGCCTCCGGTTCATCGATGTGCGCAAGCAGCGTCATGGCGTGTTCGAACTCCGCAGTAGGTCTCCCCAGGGGGACGCCGGCCGCTTCACCCAGTCGATACTGCAATCCGGCGATTGCCACGGCGCACGCCCGTAACCATGCGGCGCTCGGATCACGCAACCAGCTGCCCATCACCTCGACGACGTGCGGTCGTCCGGCGTGGAAATCGATCGGCGCACCTGCGATGACGAGTGAGTGGGCCGCGGCGGGATGAAGAGCCGCGAAAATCGTGGCAAGCCATCCACCCTGGCTGAAGCCGACCAAATTGATCCTGCCGCCCAGGAACTCGGTTGTCTCGGTGAGCAAGTCGAGGTAGTCGTCG comes from Rhodococcus oxybenzonivorans and encodes:
- a CDS encoding PIN domain-containing protein, giving the protein MLIVLDTSAVTRDSRFETFVRTAVDRGVRVAVPRLVLLEIADRYQRESAAMIEALTVQARMYDRLGLRDDLSLFVDVARAKAGGYVVALARELEKIGVEVIEPVGCSHVEIAQRAVQRRRPYREKKRYDGYAATVNWLTVLDLADRHPDGVVWVSANTRSFGGGEPSVWHDEIAAELRERRLDGRVWWATSLAEVDLHTEDLPGPEPEPVILDSSVPPPASPVERERPLIPSPPPVTVPRPRAAPQRIPPSGKADNGGRRGLGKMIGGRTRRVSVVEELDDVDFG
- a CDS encoding alpha/beta hydrolase; its protein translation is MGSVPNDRHTPAEQRIGKPTVQYRPGARLAGPSIESQLLYQACRWFLRPVVRMAPINESAIRRAALLDLAAGMRPAAGIRRQKVRLPGFDAEVVRAPGVSPDLSEGVVLYLHGGGFLCCGLNTHRPVVATIAKLTGLPVMHVGYRQLPDTNISGSVDDCLTAYKWLLENGARAGGTVFAGDSAGGFLVFATALKAREEGVDLPAGLIGLSPLLDLDCAEKSVHVNAAKDVFAPIEALVTIGKLGAEVDGVLDPALSPVNGNLVGMPPSLLIAAEGEVLRSDSELMAHRLSAAGVATTLQIWDGQVHAFPALWPGLPESRAVLRRIARFVAVRVRRDDGMVQGATA
- a CDS encoding S1C family serine protease, producing MPSSRTTSVVAVAVAVVGGVLLNPLPVREAGVPTVSVAQPAAPAPPPPVVLTPEEIEARVVPVIVTLVADSGLVDTAGTGIVLTPDGVVLTNHHVIDGALDISAVTLADGADYVVDVLGYDSSRDIAVLQLQGADSLPTATLATSPATRIGDPVTAVGNAEGNGYPVAARGFVTDVGQSITARSSTDGSRNRLSGLIEVDAAVRPGDSGGPLVDATATVIGVNTAGNADSDPSTPPPAQPRSYAVPITTAMAVVDQVRAGRTSSTVHLGDTALLGINVTNNERGAEVLWVGIGTPADDAGLEIGSIITDFDGAPVRSSTELSERMNTKHPGDTVSVVWLDDRGQSQAATIVLDEGPPR
- a CDS encoding PPOX class F420-dependent oxidoreductase codes for the protein MPKPPLPQEAAEMFARPNYATITAVRPDGQPVSVATWYLYEDGKVLVNMDSGRKRLDYLRHDPRVSLTAMDPQDWITHVSIQGRVVKLLDDENLDDIDRIARHYTGNPYPVRDRARVSAWIDIDTWHGWGSLKQS
- a CDS encoding enoyl-CoA hydratase — protein: MSFVLVDHPRPGVALVTLNRPERMNAMAFDVMVPFRETLERISHDNAIRAVVVTGAGKGFSSGADQTSAGSPPHIDGLTRPTVALRAMEMLDNVVLALRRMHQPVISAVNGAAIGGGLCLALASDVRIASDAAYFRAAGINNGLTASELGLSYLLPRAIGSSRAFEIMLSGRDVHAEEAERIGLVSRCVPADDLLGACFDLAERMATFSRPGLELTKRTLWSGLDAASLESHIHQEGLGQLLVRLLTDNFEEATAARKEDRTPRFRDTR
- a CDS encoding alpha/beta fold hydrolase translates to MTTAGNRHWRDLALFPLEVGAAAVEGWSGYLAGLCRRRANPFDIADDVLSFWVAVSSRECPKWAHHSDVARRGRLADCRNYSTDGRTDQIPTLVIPPHSGRASSIVDYADGRSLMYTLREAGIDNLYCLDWHGRTPDNTNASIDDYLDLLTETTEFLGGRINLVGFSQGGWLATIFAALHPAAAHSLVIAGAPIDFHAGRPHVVEVMGSWLRDPSAAWLRACAVAIAGLQYRLGEAAGVPLGRPTAEFEHAMTLLAHIDEPEAVERYLERRRWFAWSQQLPDRFRDWMIEELLTNRLISNELRVKAGNITLESISCPVFLIAGSDDEFTPPEQVWALERHISTPPGHITRRLVKGGHLSLIIDPAVLEEVWRPVMRSVAALSATSEVDHSPSP